Proteins co-encoded in one Dendropsophus ebraccatus isolate aDenEbr1 chromosome 9, aDenEbr1.pat, whole genome shotgun sequence genomic window:
- the CABP5 gene encoding calcium-binding protein 5, with the protein MPQSCCGLKSDRIRMGNHMGNQAHFIHVEGIPKAAGAVSRFRRKLTITEPELTLPVITLGSGMQGLGPACIFLRKGIAEKQGYRELGTDEIEELRDAFVEFDKDKDGFITCKDLGNLMRIMGYMPTEMELIELSQQINMNLGGRVDFQDFVDLMTPKLLEETAGMIGVKELRDAFKEFDANGDGEITLDELQHAMQRLLGEKLTNSEIADVVREADLNGDGTVDFEEFVRMMSR; encoded by the exons ATGCCTCAGTCATGCTGTGGGTTGAAGAGTGACCGTATCAGGATGGGGAATCATATGGGGAACCAAGCGCATTTCATTCATGTGGAGGGGATCCCAAAA GCGGCGGGAGCGGTGTCTCGGTTCCGCCGGAAACTTACAATAACGGAACCAGAGTTGACATTACCGGTGATTACGCTTGGCTCTGGCATGCAGGGATTAGGTCCAGCCTGTATCTTTCTACGTAAGGGAATTGCTGAGAAGCAAGGG TATCGGGAACTGGGAACAGACGAGATTGAAG AATTACGTGATGCCTTTGTAGAGTTTGACAAGGACAAGGATGGCTTCATCACCTGCAAGGACCTGGGGAACCTGATGAGGATCATGGGATACATGCCCACCGAGATGGAGCTTATAGAATTGTCCCAGCAGATCAACATGAATC TTGGAGGCCGCGTTGACTTTCAGGACTTCGTGGACCTGATGACTCCAAAGCTGCTGGAGGAGACGGCCGGGATGATCGGAGTGAAGGAACTGAGAGACGCCTTCAAAGAG TTTGATGCGAACGGCGATGGCGAGATCACATTGGATGAACTCCAGCATGCCATGCAAAGGCTTCTGGGAGAGAAGCTGACAAATAGCGAGATCGCTGATGTTGTCCGGGAGGCCGATCTCAATGGGGACGGGACAGTGGACTTTGAAG AGTTTGTTCGGATGATGTCACGTTGA